The Acidobacteriaceae bacterium nucleotide sequence TACCGCCAGCGTTGTACGTCGAGATGCCACGCGCGAGCAGCGCAGGCGAGGTGGTGTTGTAGAGCAGCGTGTGCCACAAGCCGATGGCGAGCACGGGGATCATCCACTCGGCTTCGGAGTACGTCGGCGGATAGACCTTGATGATGACCAGACTGCCCCACACGGCCATGATGCTCAGCAAAGCAGCACCCGCGCTGAGCACGTAGAGGCGATAGCGCAGGAAGCGAGTGCGGAACTCTTCGATAGGCAGATGCGCAAGTCGGGCAGCGAACGGAAAGCCTACGCGTGAGGAGAATGCGTTGATCACCGAGCGAGGAACGTCCGAAATCTGGAAAGCGATGGAGTAGATGCCGAGCGTAGTCATCGAGACCAGGCGGCCCATGACCAGGCGATCGGCCTGCGAGGCGAAGAAGAACAACGCCGTGCCAAGGAAGATCCACTTACCAAAGCTGAAAATCTCCTGCAGGCTCTTCTTGTCGAGAAGGAAGCGATTGCGATGGCCCGGGACGAACCAGGAGATGTGGCTCAGCGTGAGACGGAAGATATTTGAAGCGAGGCTGCCTGCGACCAGCGCCCAGACGCTGGCGTGCATCATGGCCCAGGCAACGGTTACGACGAGCGAGAAGACCTGCGTGGAGCTGTCGATGAAGAAGAGGCGGCGTACGCCCATGTGGCGCGAGAGCGTCAGCAAGCCCGTGCTGTTAAAGCCCATCAGCAGGGTGTTCAACGCGAGGATCGGAAGGATCTTCGAGAGCTGCGGGTCGTGATAGAACCACGACGCAGGCACGGCCAGCAGGCAGGCGCCGAGCCACAACACGCCGCCGCGAATCACTTGAATCGTCCACGCAGTGTCGAGGAATGCGGGGTCGTCGCCGCTCTGGTTCTGGATGATGCTGGGGCCGAGGCCGACGTCTGACAACAGTGTGACACCGACGATCAGCGTCATCACCAAACCCATTTCGCCGAAGGCCGAAGGCAGCAGCAGGTGCGTGAGCACCAGGCTGTTGACCACGCGCAAACACTGGCTCAGGCCATAGTCGAGCACGGTCCACATGGTGGCGCTGACGGCACGCTTTTCCAGCGTCTTGATAGCGGCCGCATCCTCAGACGCCACAGCCGAAGCTACGCTCTGTGCATCCAGTGCCTCTTCGGTTGTCAGCGTCTGTTCCATGTCATCCGTATGAGTAGGCAACGCCTGCTTTGCGAAAGCGAAGCCTGCTTCCCTGCTCTGTTGGTGGTGCGTATCTCGTTGTGTCCTATCAGCATACGACTTGGAGCGACGCTGCTGGATAAAAACGCTAGGAGGCTCCCCGTCCACGCAGAACAGCCGGGATGGTTTGCAGGAGGATTCTGAGGTCGAGCTTCAAGCTCCAGTGATCGATGTAACGCAGATCAAGCTCGATCCACTGCGAGAACTCAAGGTTGGAGCGACCGCTTACCTGCCACAGGCCAGTCATGCCTGGAACGACGGAGAAACGACGCATCAGATGCAGTTCGCTAAAGCGGTGAACATCGCGCTCGTTCAACGGTCGAGGACCGACGAGCGACATCTGGCCGCTCAGCACGTTCAGCAGTTGCGGAAGCTCGTCCAGCGAGGTCTTGCGGAGGAACGCACCGACACCGGTGATGCGAGGGTCGCGCGTGATCTTGAAGACCGGGCCGCCCGCTTCGTTCATGTGCTCGATGTCAGCCTGACGCTGCTCGGCATCAACGACCATGGAGCGGAACTTCAGCATCGAGAAGCGGCGCTTGTTCAGCCCATAACGCGTCTGCTTGAAGAAGATAGGGCCTTTGCTGCTGAGGCGCACAGCCAATGCGACGGCCAGGAAGATGGGACTAAGAACCAACAGACCAAGCCCGGAAGCTACGACATCGAGAGCACGCTTGAGCAGCCAGCGGCTGTCGCGGTGCGTCATGCGCAGCACCACACGGCCTTCTTCGGAGTGAATACCCTTCGTAACGTCCGTGGAGAAAAGCTCGGCGGGGTAATGCGGCTCGATGCCCGCGATCGCACAGAGGCGAACAGCTCTTTCGATCTCGCCGTAGTGCGACTTCACCGGCAGAGCGATGTGCATCTCGTCGATGACGTTGTTCATCAGGAACGACTCAAGCTCTTCGAGCGAGCAGAGATAGGAGCCAAGATGCATGCGGTCGCCAGCATGCTCCGGCGCATCGATGAAGCCGAGGATGCGGTACTCCTCACTGGCGTGATGGCGAAGCTGCCAGGCCATCTGCTGCGCCATGTTGCCGCTGCCCAGAATTACGACGTCGCGCTTTACGCGGCTTTCTGCGAAGCCCGAACGCGCCCACAGCATCACCAGGATACGAGGAGCGAAGAGCACGGCCAGCGCAGAGGCAAAGAAGACCGGAATCGCAAGATCGAGTTTCGTTTCCGGACGCAGCCAGCGGCAGACTCCCCACAGCACTGCCGAGCAAGCCACTGCGGCCAACAGCACTCGCCGCATCAGCGAACTGAAATTGAATTGACGGTATAGCCCTACAGTCCACAGTATCGGGGCCCATAGCGCAGCGCACAGCAGCACCAGCACAACATCGCGCACGGTGATGACGCCGGAGAGCCAATCGCTCATCGTCTTGCCGTAGCGGTGGAGGCTGGACGCAACACCAAGCTGCATCAGGACACCCATCAACAGCACGAGGTCGACGAGCATCATGCGGGAGTGTCGCAACCACCGGTAGGTTCGGTTACGGACAATGGTCTTCGCTTCAGCCTCAGGAGACTGGATCTCGGCCTCGAAACGAATTGCGTCTTTCGAAAGTACGGTTGCCTGGATAGTCATAGGGAGGCGGAAAGTTCGGCGTGCAAATCGGCGTGCAAAGGCGATCTGTGTCGCCACATTCAAATGCTAGGCCTCCCAGAGGCATCATCCTATGCCACTTAGGGGGTGGAAGGCCTGCCGGAACGGTAACCATCGCGAACGCACCATCTGCGCGGCCTGCTCTTACACGCCTGTAGCATTTTGAAAGAATTCGAAGGTTTTCAGCGTTCCAGCCGATTTTTTACACCTCGAAGACGCTCCGCAGCCTTTCGCAGCCAAGGCACACCGCGGTCGAACCAACGACCGCCTGCAATGTCGGAGCGCGAGGAGCGTTGCCCGGCCAGCGAGATTCGCGGCCTGAGCCGCACCACACCAGCGCAGTCACGGGTGTAGTGAAACAGCGCGCCGTCGTAGTGCATAGGGCCGCCAGCCGGGTCGCCCGGCTCGCGCGCCATCATCTCTTCGAGAAACGAAATCATCGCCGCGAGCGTACGTCCGTGTACGGCGTAGCAATGCGCCAGCATTAGCGGTTCCACGACAGGAAGAAGAGGCCCGCCGGAGGAATCCGGCGTGGAAACAGAGTCTTCAAAGCCCAACGAAGCGATGTGCCACGCAGCCGTTTCGAGAGCAGTCTGTACCGCAGGCCAATCCTGCTTCCAAAGTTCGGGGTCGAAGCTGACGTCGTCTTCGAGCACCAGAATGCGCTCTAAGCCGCGGTCGCGGGCGTTACGCAGAATGTTCAGATGGCCCAGAAAGCAGCCGTAGGCACCAATCGACGGGAAGCCGTGCGCTTCAGTCGCGCGCACCCCGGGAGCAACCTGGAGACGGGCAGCTGCAGCCGGATCCAGGCGCTGCAGCTCGGCGCGAGTAGCTGTCAACCGCTCACTGCGCTCTGGCAGGTTGAGGACAAAGATGCCGTCGAAGAAGGCCAACGGCTCCTCGGGCCTGAAAGAACGCATCGCTGCCGCCTCTTAGAAGACCGTTTCCCGCGTGATGCGGCGAAGATACTCGCCGTAGGTGCTCTTGCCGTAGTTATCGGCGATGTTCTGCAGCGCTTCCGTGCTGATCCAGCCTAGACGGAACGCAATCTCTTCCGGGCAGGCGACCTTCAAGCCCTGACGCTTTTCGATGGTCTGAATAAACATGGAGGCTTCGAGCAAAGAGTCATGCGTGCCGGTGTCCAGCCACGCCAGGCCACGGCCCAGGACGGCAACGTCCAGGCGCTCGCGCTCCAGATACCACTTGTTGACGTCGGTGATTTCCAGTTCGCCGCGCGGTGAAGGCTTGATCTCCTTCGCTACCTCGACGACATCCGGCGGATAGAAGTAGATGCCGGTGACGGCGTAGCGCGACTTCGGCTGCGTAGGCTTCTCTTCCAGAGAGATGGCCTTGCGGTCCTTATCAAACTCGACGACACCGTAACGCTCGGGGTCGTTCACGGGATAAGCAAAGACGCGTGCCAGGCCACTCTTCTCTGTGGCCTCTGCAGCTGCGCGCAGGTCATGCGCGAACTCGTGTCCGTAGAAGATGTTGTCGCCCAACACGAGACAGCTTGCCTCCCCGGCCAGGAACTCGCGGCCGATAAGGAAGGCCTGCGCCAGGCCATCCGGGGAAGGCTGTATCGCGTACGTCAACTCCATGCCCCACTGCGAGCCATCGCCCAGCAACTGCTGGAAGCGCGGCGTGTCCGCAGGCGTGGAGATGATCAGGACCTCGCGAATACCCGCAAGCATCAGCGTCGAGAGCGGGTAGTAGATCATCGGCTTGTCGTACACCGGCATCAACTGCTTGGACGAAGAGAGGGTTACGGGGTGGAGGCGCGTTCCCGAGCCTCCGGCAAGAATAATTCCCTTCATGCCGTCACCGCCGACTTCGTCTCAATGCCCTGCTCGCGTTCGCCATAGTTGCTCTCGACCCAGTTGCGGTACGCCCCAGAGGTAACGGACTCAACCCACGAGCGGTTCTTCAGGTACCAGTCCACCGTCTTGCGGAGGCCGGTTTCGAAGCTCTCCTGGGCCTTCCAGCCCAGTTCACCCTCGATCTTGCGAGCATCGATCGCGTAACGGCGATCATGGCCGGGGCGGTCGGTAACGTGCGTAATCTGCTGGCTGTACGGCTGGGCGGCAGGCGCCATCTCGTCCAACAGCTTGCAGATCGTCGTCACGACGGTCATGTTGGTCTGCTGGTTCGATCCGCCGACGTTGTAAGTCTCGCCGATGCGGCCGTTCGTCAGTACTTCTTCAATCGCGCGGCAGTGGTCGACGACATAAAGCCAGTCGCGGACCTGCTGTCCGTCACCGTAAACCGGCAGCGGCTTGCCCGCGAGCGCGTTGTGGATGATCAGCGGAATGAGCTTTTCGGGGAACTGCAGAGGGCCATAGTTGTTCGAGCAATTCGTGATCAGCGTCGGCAGACCATAGGTATGCTGCCAGGCGCGAACGAGATGGTCGGAGCTTGCCTTCGACGCCGCATAAGGGCTGTTCGGAGCAAAGGGGGTGTCTTCGTGGAAGGCTGGATCTTCCGGCGACAGCGTGCCGTAGACCTCGTCGGTGGAGACGTGCAGGAAGCGGAAGTGCGGCTTCTCTTCGGCGCTCAGGCTGTTGTAGTACTCGCGGGCGGCTTCCAGCAGAGAGAAGGTGCCATCAATGTTCGTTTTCAGGAACGCCGAGGGACCAATAATCGAGCGGTCGACGTGGCTTTCCGCCGCAAAATGCACGATGGCGCGCGGGCGGTGTGTCGCAAACAGTTCGCGAACCAACTTGCCGTCCAGAATGTCGCCGTGAACGAAAGTATGGCGGGGATCGCTTTTCACCGGGTCCAGGTTAGCCGGGTTCGCCGCATAGGTGAGCGCGTCGAGGTTCACCACGGGCGACGCCGAAGCATCTGCAAGATGGTTCAGCACAAAATTCGATCCGATGAAACCAGCTCCGCCGGTGACGATCAGCGGAGATGAAGCCGAAACGGGAGTAGACATCGTTCGCAAAATTCCTTCAAAGGGCCGTCGCAGCTAGTTCGATCCGTGTTCGCTGCGAGTCGTACTTGCTCAGTTCAGCCAAGAATACTGCAAACGGCAACAGTCTGCCGCACTTGAAGTTAGCGAATAGCGCGTCGGGCAAAACTTCCGTAATGCACACCGTAACGTCCTGATCCCGAAGCGATTTCGGCCTGAGGAAAGAACGCCGAACGAGCCAACTCAACCAGCATCCAGCCGATGCAGACCAGCATGGCGATGCCGCACTTGTGCTTCAGCACGTTCAGCCAGGTAAATGGATCGGCCCAGATGACCTCCACATGCCCTTCGCCCGCCACCAGGGCGATCGAGGCCAGGGCAATCAGAATGGCCGGAAATAGGTTCTTTGTCGCTTGAAAGGGCTTCATGGCTACTCTCAAGTTTTATCGACTGAGAGCGCCTGCTTCGATAGCACATAGCGACTTCTGTGCGGACTTTCCGGTTACCGGGCCTAACCCAAACGAGGCAGATTTCGAAGCACACCACGCCCCGCCGGTAACATTACCAAGGTCTATGCGGTGACGGCCGTCGGAGCAGCACCACCGCCGCCGCTGTTCACCCGGCGCAGCACGATCCACGCATACTGCGCGGCCGACAAAGGCGCCAGCCACGCGACCCCCATCAGCAACCAGTACTGGCAGAAGGCAAAGCGCCAGCCCGGCAGGGCCTGCGACGTCATCACCACCAGCACCGCGATAATCTGCACCCCGGTGCTCGCCTTGCCCAGCCAGCTGGGGCGGAAGTCCCGCAGAGTGTTGGTGATATAAAGCAGGGTCGAGATGAGCAGAATGCCCAGATCACGGCTAAAGACCAGAACCGTAACGTAGCGCGGGATCAGGTCCACGTGCGTCAGCACCACGAAAAGCGTGGAGAGCAGCAGCTTATCGGCGATAGGGTCAAGGTACTGGCCGAGGGTCGTTTTCTGCTTCAGCAGGCGCGCCAGCAGGCCGTCGAGACCATCTGTAACGCCCGCGATCCAGAGCAGCACGAACGCCACCTTCCACTCACTGTCCAGAATTTCGATGACCAGAAACGGAAGCACGAACAGCCGCAGCATGGTCAGCAGATTGGGGACAGCGACGAGTTGGCTCAGCGATGGCACAGTCAGAAACGGATAAGGCTTCTTGATGTTAGCCCATCGTGCAGCCCTTCCACGCCGCCAATCCTTACTCCTTGGCGGGAAGTGCTTTCAGCCTGCCGATGAACTCCCGAAACGGGAGACTAAGCGGCTCAAACAAGGGGTCCTTGCGGTTGTGGAGCATGACCTCGCCGAAAAGCTTCAGCCCAACAGCCAGCGACGTAGCCTCATCTTCACTCCAGAGGCCCTTGGCCCGCTGGCGGGCTATGATCGCGAACAAATCGTCATGATTGTCGGCCTCAAACTGCAGACGGTCTTCCGGGGAGCCTGATGGCAGCTTCGCGCCCTCTTTCACAATGCGTTCCAAAGTCACTCGATACTTGTACATGCCAGATTGGATGAGGGCACAAAAGGCTTCGATTCCCCGGTTGCCGCCAGCCCAGCGCCGCCGTACACTAATAAGTAGGCGAAACAGGCCTCATTTTCCTATGCTGCGACTGACAAAAAAAGCGGACTACGGGCTGATGGCCCTCAAGTACCTCGCCGAGCAGGCGCAGTTTGCTCCTACCGGCGTTGCGGCAGCGTCTGCAAAGGCGATTGCTGAGGCCTACCATATCCCCCCCCAGCTTCTGGCAAAGATACTGCAGACGCTGGCGAAGGCCACTATCCTTGTTTCGCACGCAGGAACCAATGGCGGCTATGCGCTGGCACGCCCTTCTTCCGAGATCAGTGCGTTTGAGGTGATTCGAGCCATTGATGGCCCGCTTTTCATCACAAGCTGCATTACGATCCACGGAGCTTGCGACCTTGCCGGTCATTGCACCATCAAAGAACCGTTGCGCAAGGTAAACGATTCGATCAAAGACCTGCTGAGCGGCATTCGTATAGCCGATCTGGTCGAAGCGGATGCCTCACCGGCGCAGGCCCTTGCTGGCGGCCTGGTTTCGATCGCCCTCTAGCAAACCATTAAGTTTTGAAGGACCTCCCCCGGTCCGGTAGTACAGAAGTTTTAGGAGCCCAAAGAACCATGCCCGAATCCCTTGGAATGAACGTCGTCCAGTCGTCGCAGCCGCTGCCCGAAGGTGTGAAGCTGCCCATCTACATGGACAACCACGCAACCACGCCGCTCGACCCGCGCGTGCTGGAAGCGATGATGCCCTATCTGACTGGCATCTTCGGTAACGCAGCCAGCCGCAACCACTCCTTCGGTTGGGAAGCTGAACAGGCTGTGGACAAGGCTCGCGAGCAGATCGCAAAGCTGATCGGTTGCACGGCGAAGGAGATCATCTTCACCTCCGGCGCAACCGAGTCGAACAACCTGGCCCTGAAGGGCGTTGCCGAGATGTACCACGAGAAGGGCAACCACATCATCACCCAGATGACCGAGCACAAGGCTGTGCTCGATACCTGCAAGAAGCTCGAGAAGCAGGGCTTCATCGTGACGTACCTGCCCGTGAAGGCTGATGGCCTGATCGACGTCGAAGATATCAAGGCCGCGATCACGGACAAGACGATCCTCGTCTCGATCATGTACGCCTCCAACGAGATCGGCGTGATCCAGCCGATCAAGGAGATCGGCGCACTCTGCCACGAGAAGGGCATCATCTTCCACACCGACGGTGTGCAGGCTGTGGGTAAGGTTCCGGTCAACGTCATCAACGACAACATCGACCTGATGTCGCTCTCCGGCCACAAGATCTACGGACCGAAGGGCGTGGGCGCACTTTACGTTCGCCGCCGCAACCCCCGCGTTCAGCTCACGGAGCAGATCAACGGTGGCGGCCACGAGCGCGGTATGCGTTCGGGCACGCTGAACGTCCCGGGCATCGTTGGCCTGGGCGCAGCCTGCGAGATCGCCGGCGCAGAGATGGAAGAAGAGTCCAAGCGTCTTATCGAACTGCGTGAGTACCTGAAGAACAAGCTCGAAGCTGCTCTGGATTACACGCAGATCAACGGCAATATGGACCACCATCTTCCCGGCAACCTGAACATGTCGTTCGTTTACGTCGAAGGCGAGAGCCTGCTGATGGGCATCAACGACATCGCGGTGTCGTCGGGTTCGGCCTGCACCTCTGCCA carries:
- a CDS encoding oligosaccharide flippase family protein — protein: MPTHTDDMEQTLTTEEALDAQSVASAVASEDAAAIKTLEKRAVSATMWTVLDYGLSQCLRVVNSLVLTHLLLPSAFGEMGLVMTLIVGVTLLSDVGLGPSIIQNQSGDDPAFLDTAWTIQVIRGGVLWLGACLLAVPASWFYHDPQLSKILPILALNTLLMGFNSTGLLTLSRHMGVRRLFFIDSSTQVFSLVVTVAWAMMHASVWALVAGSLASNIFRLTLSHISWFVPGHRNRFLLDKKSLQEIFSFGKWIFLGTALFFFASQADRLVMGRLVSMTTLGIYSIAFQISDVPRSVINAFSSRVGFPFAARLAHLPIEEFRTRFLRYRLYVLSAGAALLSIMAVWGSLVIIKVYPPTYSEAEWMIPVLAIGLWHTLLYNTTSPALLARGISTYNAGGNAAWCAAMFLGIKIGFDHFGLFGALVAIAAGDLPLYFVTEWGATRHGVKPVRQDILMTVFFLACLAGNFALRHVVQIHAPWVFAPGHLGQWLHALKGRL
- a CDS encoding sugar transferase, with amino-acid sequence MTIQATVLSKDAIRFEAEIQSPEAEAKTIVRNRTYRWLRHSRMMLVDLVLLMGVLMQLGVASSLHRYGKTMSDWLSGVITVRDVVLVLLCAALWAPILWTVGLYRQFNFSSLMRRVLLAAVACSAVLWGVCRWLRPETKLDLAIPVFFASALAVLFAPRILVMLWARSGFAESRVKRDVVILGSGNMAQQMAWQLRHHASEEYRILGFIDAPEHAGDRMHLGSYLCSLEELESFLMNNVIDEMHIALPVKSHYGEIERAVRLCAIAGIEPHYPAELFSTDVTKGIHSEEGRVVLRMTHRDSRWLLKRALDVVASGLGLLVLSPIFLAVALAVRLSSKGPIFFKQTRYGLNKRRFSMLKFRSMVVDAEQRQADIEHMNEAGGPVFKITRDPRITGVGAFLRKTSLDELPQLLNVLSGQMSLVGPRPLNERDVHRFSELHLMRRFSVVPGMTGLWQVSGRSNLEFSQWIELDLRYIDHWSLKLDLRILLQTIPAVLRGRGAS
- the rfbA gene encoding glucose-1-phosphate thymidylyltransferase RfbA; amino-acid sequence: MKGIILAGGSGTRLHPVTLSSSKQLMPVYDKPMIYYPLSTLMLAGIREVLIISTPADTPRFQQLLGDGSQWGMELTYAIQPSPDGLAQAFLIGREFLAGEASCLVLGDNIFYGHEFAHDLRAAAEATEKSGLARVFAYPVNDPERYGVVEFDKDRKAISLEEKPTQPKSRYAVTGIYFYPPDVVEVAKEIKPSPRGELEITDVNKWYLERERLDVAVLGRGLAWLDTGTHDSLLEASMFIQTIEKRQGLKVACPEEIAFRLGWISTEALQNIADNYGKSTYGEYLRRITRETVF
- the rfbB gene encoding dTDP-glucose 4,6-dehydratase, whose protein sequence is MSTPVSASSPLIVTGGAGFIGSNFVLNHLADASASPVVNLDALTYAANPANLDPVKSDPRHTFVHGDILDGKLVRELFATHRPRAIVHFAAESHVDRSIIGPSAFLKTNIDGTFSLLEAAREYYNSLSAEEKPHFRFLHVSTDEVYGTLSPEDPAFHEDTPFAPNSPYAASKASSDHLVRAWQHTYGLPTLITNCSNNYGPLQFPEKLIPLIIHNALAGKPLPVYGDGQQVRDWLYVVDHCRAIEEVLTNGRIGETYNVGGSNQQTNMTVVTTICKLLDEMAPAAQPYSQQITHVTDRPGHDRRYAIDARKIEGELGWKAQESFETGLRKTVDWYLKNRSWVESVTSGAYRNWVESNYGEREQGIETKSAVTA
- a CDS encoding CDP-alcohol phosphatidyltransferase family protein — its product is MPSLSQLVAVPNLLTMLRLFVLPFLVIEILDSEWKVAFVLLWIAGVTDGLDGLLARLLKQKTTLGQYLDPIADKLLLSTLFVVLTHVDLIPRYVTVLVFSRDLGILLISTLLYITNTLRDFRPSWLGKASTGVQIIAVLVVMTSQALPGWRFAFCQYWLLMGVAWLAPLSAAQYAWIVLRRVNSGGGGAAPTAVTA
- a CDS encoding DUF3861 domain-containing protein, with product MYKYRVTLERIVKEGAKLPSGSPEDRLQFEADNHDDLFAIIARQRAKGLWSEDEATSLAVGLKLFGEVMLHNRKDPLFEPLSLPFREFIGRLKALPAKE
- a CDS encoding Rrf2 family transcriptional regulator, producing MLRLTKKADYGLMALKYLAEQAQFAPTGVAAASAKAIAEAYHIPPQLLAKILQTLAKATILVSHAGTNGGYALARPSSEISAFEVIRAIDGPLFITSCITIHGACDLAGHCTIKEPLRKVNDSIKDLLSGIRIADLVEADASPAQALAGGLVSIAL
- a CDS encoding IscS subfamily cysteine desulfurase, with the translated sequence MPESLGMNVVQSSQPLPEGVKLPIYMDNHATTPLDPRVLEAMMPYLTGIFGNAASRNHSFGWEAEQAVDKAREQIAKLIGCTAKEIIFTSGATESNNLALKGVAEMYHEKGNHIITQMTEHKAVLDTCKKLEKQGFIVTYLPVKADGLIDVEDIKAAITDKTILVSIMYASNEIGVIQPIKEIGALCHEKGIIFHTDGVQAVGKVPVNVINDNIDLMSLSGHKIYGPKGVGALYVRRRNPRVQLTEQINGGGHERGMRSGTLNVPGIVGLGAACEIAGAEMEEESKRLIELREYLKNKLEAALDYTQINGNMDHHLPGNLNMSFVYVEGESLLMGINDIAVSSGSACTSATLEPSYVLKALGLGDDVAHSSIRFGLGRFNTKAEVDYVADKLIDVVLHLRELSPLYEMVKEGIDLSKIEWAAH